Proteins encoded together in one Dasypus novemcinctus isolate mDasNov1 chromosome 9, mDasNov1.1.hap2, whole genome shotgun sequence window:
- the CSF3R gene encoding LOW QUALITY PROTEIN: granulocyte colony-stimulating factor receptor (The sequence of the model RefSeq protein was modified relative to this genomic sequence to represent the inferred CDS: deleted 8 bases in 6 codons): MAGPGTWSLTRAALIILLLPGSLEGCGHISLSAHIVRLGDPITASCTIGGNCNHLDPEPQILWKLDSELQPSGRQQHLPNGTLESTITLPHLNLTQAVLSCCLRWNNRVQILDQAELQAGYPPAPPHNLSCLLDLKTNHLTCQWEPGPNTHLPTNFTLKSFKSRGNCQTQEEPILDCVPEAGQSRCSIPRKNLHLYQNMGIWVQAENALGTSLSLKLCLNPMDVAKLEPPSLWAPDPSSEAAPPRPDCLRLHWEPWRPSLFISQKCELRYQPQLGEASWALVAPLFSRTLQHELCGLLPATAYTLQMRCIRWPLPGLWSDWSPRLELSTPELAPIVKMDTWWRHRQLDPRTVDVQLFWKPLEKAGGQIQGYLVSWRPSGQTEAVLPLCNTTELNCTFYLPREAREVALMAYNTAGTSRPTPVVFLESRGPPLTRLYTTAPDPHSLWVGWEPPSTQPQGYVIEWGLGPPSPSGSNKAWRVEHNGSLTGTLLQENIRPFQLYEITVTPLYQDTMGPSQHIYTYSQEKAPSRAPELHLKHIGKTWAQLEWVPAAPELGKSPFTQYTIFWTNAQDQSFSTVLNASSHGFVLHGLEPASLYHVHLMATNQAGATNSTGLKLMTLTPEESELHILLGLLSLLFLIICLCGAARLCCSPSRKNPLWPSVPDPAHSSLGSWVPSIVAEVRSLEGQGKWGGVLAQAHNTSEMNHPLTPRPYVQEPSSCPAFRTPACPPIAKITVLEEEEKKPGPWESSDSTGACGLPTLVQAYVLQGNPRATSTQPQPQSGTSDQVLYGKVLGSPTGSGPGHYFRCDSTQPLLGGSPPAPSPYENLWFQTSPLGAPVPPSPNQEDDCAFGPLFDFPLLQGLQVHGVEELGGF, from the exons GAA GCCTCGAGGGGTGCGGGCACATCAGCCTGTCTGCCCATATCGTCCGCCTGGGGGACCCCATCACAGCTTCCTGCACCATTGGCGGGAACTGCAACCACCTGGACCCTGAGCCACAGATTCTATGGAAACTGGACTCAGAGCTTCAACCCAGTGGGAGGCAGCAGCACCTGCCCAATGGGACCCTGGAGTCCACCATCACCCTGCCCCACCTCAACCTCACACAGGCCGTTCTCTCCTGCTGTCTGCGCTGGAACAACCGCGTGCAGATCCTGGACCAGGCTGAGCTGCAGGCTGGCT ACCCTCCTGCCCCACCTCACAACCTGTCCTGCCTCCTGGACCTCAAAACTAACCACCTCACCTGCCAGTGGGAGCCAGGACCTAACACTCACCTGCCCACCAACTTCACCCTGAAGAGTTTCAA GAGCCGGGGCAACTGCCAGACCCAAGAGGAGCCCATCCTGGACTGCGTGCCGGAGGCCGGGCAGAGCCGCTGCTCCATCCCACGCAAAAACCTGCATTTGTACCAGAATATGGGCATCTGGGTGCAGGCAGAGAATGCGCTGGGGACCAGCCTGTCCCTGAAGCTGTGCCTTAATCCCATGGATGTTG CAAAACTGGAGCCCCCCTCGCTGTGGGCCCCAGACCCCAGCTCTGAGGCTGCTCCTCCCCGGCCAGACTGCCTGCGGCTGCACTGGGAGCCATGGAGGCCAAGCCTGTTCATAAGCCAGAAGTGCGAGCTGCGCTACCAGCCACAGCTTGGAgaagccagctgggccctg GTAGCCCCCCTGTTCTCCAGGACCCTCCAGCACGAGCTCTGTGGGCTCCTCCCAGCCACAGCCTACACCCTGCAGATGCGCTGCATCCGCTGGCCCCTGCCTGGCCTCTGGAGCGACTGGAGCCCCCGCCTGGAGCTGAGCACGCCAGAACTGG CCCCCATCGTCAAAATGGACACGTGGTGGCGGCACAGGCAGCTGGATCCCAGGACAGTGGATGTGCAGCTGTTCTGGAAG CCCCTGGAGAAAGCTGGAGGGCAGATCCAAGGATACCTGGTTTCTTGGAGACCCTCGGGCCAGACTGAGGCAGTCCTACCCCTCTGCAACACCACAGAGCTAAACTGCACCTTCTACCTGCCTCGGGAAGCCCGGGAGGTAGCCCTCATGGCCTACAACACGGCCGGGACCTCGCGCCCCACCCCAGTGGTCTTCCTGGAGAGCAGAG GCCCACCCCTGACCAGGCTCTACACCACGGCCCCAGATCCTCACAGTCTCTGGGTGGGCTGGGAGCCCCCCAGCACCCAGCCTCAGGGCTATGTGATTGAGTGGGGCCTGGGACCCCCCAGCCCCAGCGGCAGCAACAAAGCCTGGAGAGTAGAGCATAATGGGAGCCTCACAGGGACTCTGCTGCAGG AGAACATTAGGCCCTTTCAGCTCTACGAGATCACTGTGACGCCCCTATACCAGGACACCATGGGACCCTCCCAGCACATCTACACCTATTCCCAAGAGAAAG CCCCCTCCCGTGCACCAGAGCTGCATCTAAAGCACATTGGCAAGACGTGGGCCCAGCTGGAGTGGGTACCTGCGGCTCCTGAGCTGGGGAAAAGCCCCTTTACCCAATACACCATCTTCTGGACCAATGCTCAGGACCAGTCCTTCT CCACCGTCCTGAATGCTTCCTCCCATGGCTTTGTCCTCCACGGTCTGGAGCCTGCCAGCCTGTACCACGTCCACCTCATGGCCACCAACCAGGCCGGGGCCACCAATAGTACAGGTCTCAAGCTGATGAC CCTCACCCCAGAAGAGTCAGAGTTGCACATCCTCCTGGGCCTG CTCAGCCTCCTGTTCTTGATCATCTGTCTCTGTGGGGCTGCCCGGCTCTGCTGTAGCCCCAG CAGGAAGAATCCCCTCTGGCCAAGTGTCCCAGACCCAGCCCACAGCAGCCTGGGCTCCTGGGTGCCCTCCATCGTGGCAGAGGTGAGAAGCCTGGAGGGACAGGGAAAATGGGGCGGGGTGTTGGCCCAGGCCCACA ACACTTCAGAAATGAACCATCCACTCACCCCACGTCCGTATGTTCAGGAG CCTTCCAGCTGCCCAGCCTTCAGGACTCCAGCATGCCCCCCCATCGCCAAGATCACGGTGctagaggaggaagaaaagaagccaGGGCCCTGG GAGTCCAGCGACAGCACGGGGGCATGTGGCCTCCCCACCCTAGTCCAGGCCTATGTGCTCCAGGGGAACCCAAGAGCAAcctcc acccagccccagcctcaGTCTGGCACCAGTGACCAAGTCCTTTATGGGAAGGTGCTGGGCAGCCCCACAGGGTCAGGGCCAGGGCACTACTTCCGCTGCGACTCCACCCAGCCCCTCTTGGGAGgc tcacccccagccccaaGTCCCTATGAGAACCTCTGGTTCCAAACCAGCCCCCTTGGGGCC CCAGTACCCCCATCTCCAAACCAGGAAGATGACTGTGCCTTTGGACCACTATTTGACTTCCCCCTGCTGCAGGGGCTCCAGGTCCATGGGGTGGAGGAGCTGGGGGGCTTTTAG
- the MRPS15 gene encoding small ribosomal subunit protein uS15m, whose protein sequence is MLRVAWRALRSIRTQVVAQTPVLGRPSDQRVLQPRGLLQAARGYAVQKPVQPRQDDDPPPSMLLKDYQNVPGIENVDDVVKRLLSLEMANRKEKLKIKQEQLMNKVLANPEDTSSLEARIVALTVKIRNYEEHMQKHRKDKAHKRYLLMSIDQRKKMLKNLRKTNFDVFEKTCKELGIEYTFPPLYYRRAHRRSVTKRALCLQVFKEVQKLKKEKQALKAAAAAKKRSQKNLESLSTAKPETLKENQ, encoded by the exons ATGCTCAGGGTGGCGTGGAGGGCGTTGCGTTCGATTCGGACCCAGGTTGTGGCCCAGACCCCAGTCCTTGGGCGTCCTTCCGACCAGAGGGTTCTGCAGCCTCGAG GTCTCCTCCAGGCCGCGCGTGGATATGCCGTCCAGAAACCAG TCCAACCGAGACAAGACGATGACCCACCCCCTTCCATGCTGCTCAAAGACTACCAGAATGTCCCTGGAATTGAGAA CGTTGACGATGTCGTGAAAAGACTCTTGTCTTTGGAGATGGCCAACCGG AAGGAGAAACTGAAAATCAAGCAGGAGCAGTTGATGAACAAGGTCCTGGCAAATCCTGAGGACACCAGCTCACTGGAGGCTCGAA TTGTTGCCTTGACAGTCAAAATCCGCAATTATGAAGAACACATGCAGAAGCATCGAAAG GACAAAGCCCACAAGCGCTATTTGCTGATGAGCATTGACCAGAggaaaaagatgctcaaaaacCTCCGTAAGACCAACTTTGATGTTTTTGAGAAGACGTGCAAGGAGCTGGGGATTGAGTACACCTTCCCCCCTCTGTACTACCGACGGGCCCACCGCCGCTCAGTAACCAAGAGGGCTCTGTGCCTTCAG GTTTTCAAAGAGGTTCAAAagctgaaaaaggaaaaacaggcttTAAAAGCTGCAGCAGCAGCCAAGAAAAGAAGTCAGAAGAACCTGGAGAGCCTATCCACAGCCAAACCAGAGACACTTAAAGAAAACCAATAA